One Megamonas hypermegale genomic window carries:
- the tatC gene encoding twin-arginine translocase subunit TatC, with protein MSEDMNKPTSDTATVSDAVNLPSTETTSQSNTTNDGSMSIIAHLTELRKRLIRSLIAIGIGSCIAYYFIEDIMHLLTGPAGKLYYMQPAEAFFTYIKVAIFVGFLIALPVVLYQIWRFVLPALIGMERYLLSVIVPVSLILFLAGIAFSFFLVLPAAVKFLVGFSTQELQPMFSIKQYFDFVIAFLLPFGFIFELPLAIILLAKVGIVSSKFLAKQQRIVIFLTFVIGAVISPTPDIFSQCMIAIPMILLYEISYVIVRFGMKK; from the coding sequence ATGTCTGAAGATATGAATAAACCCACCTCTGATACAGCAACAGTTTCTGATGCTGTCAATTTACCAAGTACAGAAACAACATCTCAAAGTAATACAACTAATGATGGCAGTATGTCTATTATTGCTCATCTTACAGAATTACGTAAACGACTTATTCGTTCACTTATTGCAATCGGTATAGGCAGTTGTATTGCCTATTATTTCATTGAAGATATAATGCATCTTTTAACAGGCCCTGCTGGTAAGCTCTATTATATGCAACCAGCAGAGGCATTTTTTACTTATATAAAAGTCGCTATTTTTGTCGGTTTTCTGATTGCATTACCAGTTGTATTATATCAAATTTGGCGATTTGTACTACCTGCCTTAATCGGTATGGAACGATATCTTCTTTCTGTTATCGTGCCTGTTTCCTTAATTTTGTTTTTAGCAGGTATTGCATTTTCTTTCTTCTTGGTACTACCTGCCGCAGTTAAATTTCTCGTAGGTTTTAGTACACAAGAATTACAGCCAATGTTTTCTATAAAACAATACTTTGACTTTGTCATTGCCTTTTTACTGCCATTTGGCTTTATTTTTGAATTGCCATTGGCTATTATTCTACTTGCAAAAGTTGGTATTGTTTCTTCTAAGTTTTTGGCAAAACAACAACGCATTGTTATATTTTTAACATTTGTAATCGGTGCTGTTATATCACCAACTCCAGATATTTTTTCACAATGTATGATTGCAATTCCGATGATACTTTTATATGAAATAAGTTATGTAATCGTACGCTTCGGTATGAAAAAATAA
- a CDS encoding type III PLP-dependent enzyme — translation MNSFKLTKENAEMLASQYATPMEVISIKHIEANYKLLQEHIPRLKIYYAIKANPATCILEKLRDLGSNFDVASDGEIEKLEKLKISGERMIYANPVKSQKGLEAAKKAGVKRMTFDSKTEVDKIVKYVPNAEVLVRVKINQSDAVVNLNIKSGADETDIIELLQYAKQKGLKAVGICFHVGSQTHSAQVYLSAFKLVRGLIDKARQNGIDIKYIDIGGGLPAPALQNDVDAIKIMTDINKCIEKYFADVEVWAEPGRYICASAVNILMSVIGKQQRSGRDWYYVDDGIYGCFSGKLFDHWDYDIRSFKNGEKTVATLAGPSCDSLDIVKNEMYCSKLEMGDLLIAVNAGAYSRVSATTFNGFSLPRTVVWKK, via the coding sequence ATGAATAGTTTTAAACTGACAAAAGAAAATGCTGAAATGTTGGCAAGCCAATATGCTACACCGATGGAGGTTATATCTATAAAGCATATTGAGGCAAATTACAAATTATTGCAGGAGCATATTCCAAGGCTAAAAATTTATTATGCAATTAAAGCCAATCCTGCAACGTGTATTTTAGAAAAATTACGAGATTTAGGCAGTAATTTTGATGTAGCTTCAGATGGAGAAATTGAAAAATTAGAAAAGCTGAAAATTTCAGGAGAGCGCATGATATATGCCAATCCTGTTAAATCTCAGAAAGGATTGGAAGCTGCCAAAAAAGCCGGCGTTAAGCGTATGACTTTTGACAGTAAAACTGAAGTAGATAAAATTGTAAAATATGTACCGAATGCAGAAGTTTTGGTGCGTGTTAAAATCAATCAATCTGATGCAGTTGTAAATTTAAATATTAAATCTGGTGCTGATGAAACTGATATTATTGAATTGTTGCAATATGCAAAACAAAAAGGTTTAAAAGCTGTAGGAATTTGTTTTCATGTAGGCAGTCAAACTCATTCAGCACAGGTTTATTTAAGTGCTTTTAAATTGGTGCGAGGCTTGATAGATAAGGCGCGTCAAAATGGAATTGATATAAAATATATAGATATAGGTGGAGGTCTGCCAGCTCCTGCATTGCAAAATGATGTCGATGCTATTAAAATAATGACAGATATCAATAAATGTATTGAAAAATATTTTGCTGATGTAGAAGTATGGGCAGAACCAGGACGCTATATTTGCGCTAGTGCTGTAAATATTTTGATGTCAGTAATCGGCAAACAACAGCGTAGTGGTCGTGATTGGTACTATGTAGATGACGGAATATATGGTTGCTTTTCGGGTAAGCTCTTTGACCATTGGGATTATGATATACGTTCATTTAAAAATGGCGAAAAAACAGTGGCAACTTTAGCGGGGCCAAGTTGTGATTCGCTGGATATCGTAAAAAATGAAATGTATTGTTCAAAATTAGAAATGGGTGATTTGCTTATTGCAGTAAATGCAGGAGCATACAGTAGAGTATCAGCTACGACTTTTAATGGTTTTAGTTTACCAAGGACTGTGGTTTGGAAAAAATAA
- the tkt gene encoding transketolase, with the protein MTDINTLSVNAIRVLAADEVQKANSGHPGLPLGCAPVAYELWGKHMKHNPKNPKWANRDRFILSGGHGSSMLYALLHLFGYGLTKEDLENFRQDGSLTPGHPEYGHTVGVEATTGPLGAGMGMAVGMAMAEAHLAATFNKPDFPVVDHYTYVLGGDGCMMEGISSEAFSLAGTLGLNKLIVIYDSNQISIEGSTDIAFTENVQKRMEAFGFQTITVEDGNDLAAIGKAIEEAKADKTRPSFITVRTQIGYGCPAKQGKASAHGEPLGVDNVKAMKEFLGWPSQEPFYVPEEVYDNYKALAAEGAKAEEAWNALFADYCAKYPECKALWDKFFGEVDAQALLNDEEYWAYEDKAVATRALSGTMINRLKDRLPNLFGGSADLAPSNKTHMNDVGDFSKDDYLGRNLHFGVRELAMTAIVNGIELHGGLKAYGATFFVFSDYTKPMLRLASLMNLPITMVFTHDSIGVGEDGPTHEPIEQYAMLRSLPNFNLFRPADATETAAGWYLAVTSKTTPTGLVLTRQNLPQLPGSSKEALKGGYVIADSTKETPDAIIIATGSEVSLALDAKAELAKENIDVRVVSMPCIDLFEQQSAEYKEAVLPKAIRARVAVEAGTDFGWGKYVGLDGAVVTMHGFGASAPAATLFKKFGFTVDNVVKTVKSVL; encoded by the coding sequence ATGACAGACATCAATACTTTATCCGTTAATGCTATTCGTGTATTAGCAGCTGACGAAGTGCAGAAAGCAAACTCTGGTCATCCAGGTCTTCCACTCGGTTGTGCTCCTGTTGCTTACGAACTTTGGGGCAAACATATGAAACACAATCCTAAAAACCCTAAATGGGCAAATCGTGACCGTTTCATTTTATCCGGTGGACATGGTTCTTCCATGCTCTATGCACTTTTACATTTATTCGGCTATGGCTTAACAAAAGAAGACCTCGAAAACTTCCGTCAAGATGGCTCTTTAACTCCAGGTCATCCTGAATATGGTCATACTGTAGGCGTTGAAGCAACAACTGGCCCTCTCGGTGCTGGTATGGGTATGGCAGTTGGTATGGCTATGGCAGAAGCTCATTTGGCTGCAACTTTCAATAAACCAGATTTCCCAGTTGTTGACCATTATACTTATGTACTCGGCGGCGACGGCTGCATGATGGAAGGCATTTCCTCTGAAGCTTTCTCCTTAGCTGGTACACTCGGACTTAATAAATTAATTGTTATCTACGATAGCAACCAAATTTCTATCGAAGGTAGCACAGATATCGCTTTCACTGAAAACGTACAAAAACGCATGGAAGCATTTGGTTTCCAGACTATCACAGTTGAAGATGGTAATGATTTAGCAGCTATCGGCAAAGCTATTGAAGAAGCAAAAGCTGATAAAACACGTCCTTCTTTCATCACTGTTAGAACTCAAATTGGTTATGGCTGCCCAGCAAAACAGGGTAAAGCTTCCGCTCATGGTGAACCTCTTGGCGTAGACAACGTAAAAGCTATGAAAGAATTCTTAGGCTGGCCAAGTCAGGAACCATTCTATGTTCCAGAAGAAGTATATGATAACTATAAAGCACTCGCTGCTGAAGGTGCAAAAGCTGAAGAAGCTTGGAACGCACTTTTTGCTGATTACTGTGCAAAATATCCAGAATGCAAAGCTTTATGGGATAAATTCTTCGGTGAAGTTGATGCACAAGCTCTCTTAAATGATGAAGAATATTGGGCATATGAAGATAAAGCTGTAGCAACTCGTGCTCTTTCTGGTACAATGATTAACCGCTTAAAAGATAGATTACCAAATCTCTTTGGTGGTAGTGCTGACCTTGCACCATCTAATAAAACTCATATGAATGATGTAGGCGATTTCAGCAAAGATGATTATCTTGGCAGAAACTTACATTTCGGTGTACGTGAACTCGCTATGACAGCTATCGTAAATGGTATTGAACTTCACGGTGGCTTAAAAGCTTACGGTGCTACATTCTTCGTATTCAGTGATTATACAAAACCAATGCTCCGTTTAGCTTCCTTAATGAATTTACCTATCACAATGGTATTCACTCATGATAGTATCGGTGTTGGTGAAGATGGTCCTACACATGAACCAATTGAACAGTACGCTATGCTTCGTTCTTTACCAAACTTCAATTTATTCCGTCCTGCTGATGCTACAGAAACAGCTGCTGGTTGGTATCTCGCTGTAACTAGCAAAACAACTCCTACAGGACTTGTTTTAACTCGTCAGAACTTACCACAACTTCCAGGTAGCTCTAAGGAAGCATTAAAAGGCGGCTATGTAATCGCTGACTCTACAAAAGAAACTCCAGATGCAATCATCATTGCAACAGGTTCTGAAGTATCTTTAGCTTTAGATGCTAAAGCAGAATTAGCAAAAGAAAATATTGATGTTCGCGTTGTAAGTATGCCTTGCATAGACTTATTTGAACAACAATCTGCTGAATATAAAGAAGCAGTTCTTCCAAAAGCTATTCGTGCTCGTGTAGCTGTAGAAGCTGGTACTGACTTTGGTTGGGGTAAATATGTAGGTTTAGATGGCGCAGTTGTAACAATGCATGGTTTCGGTGCATCTGCTCCAGCAGCAACATTGTTCAAAAAATTCGGCTTCACTGTTGATAATGTAGTAAAAACAGTTAAATCCGTACTTTAA